The Primulina huaijiensis isolate GDHJ02 unplaced genomic scaffold, ASM1229523v2 scaffold14403, whole genome shotgun sequence region ttttaaagttCTAATTTAATATCTTGTTTTTATCATAGGCATAGTGAAttgtattttcaaaaacttgtcgTTTCAATTACCATATTTCAATGATGACTATACTAGTATGAACACTTGTTAGTTACTTCCCAATAATTGCATGTGGGAATCAAATTAACACAAGACATTAATTAACTCTGATATCATATAATTCAATAATTGCATGTGAGCCAGAATCAAATTAACACGATATTAATTAACTCTTACATCAATTATATTATGATCAAAATAATTatgtaattcaaatattttaaaccgtatAACATCTCAGACAACTATTTCATTAGAAGCAATTAATATTGCTTCCCCAACACTAAGAATTTAATGTGATTCAACTGATAcaattcatattttaattttctgaaaatcagAATTACAAATAATTGTTTTGATTTCATGTTCCCTTGACTTATTGCACAAGTCCGAAGACCATTAAATCCAGCACTTAATGAAGGGTTGGTTGGGCGTCGCCTACTAATTAATTAGGCCATCCGAGAGTAGACGAAGGAAAAACAGTCAAAACACATGCTGACTTGTAGGATTCTCACACGGTTGGAAATAGTTGTCGAATTCGACAACGGTCGAGCTCGGGGAAATGGAGTAAAAAACTGATCATTCGATTCATTTTGTGCCTCCTGTCGAGAGTGCGACCAGAGTTAGAAGGCATGGTTTACTATTTTTCAAAGAGAAAATAGGTTGTTTTACTGATACTGTAACCAAACTAAGTTGATTAGCTCCTTGAATGTAAGTTTTAAAAAGGtcgtttaaatatttataacgGGTTCAAACAATCTCAAGATCTAACTACAACGGACTCATCTTTGTTTGGAGCTATTGTAGTTATTAGCATACTCTAATAATTCTTTCTCAAATTGTAAGAAAAAAGGAATTTGGTACCAAATCCAGCTAACAGCTAGGACAATGGACttatgttttgaatttgagGTCAAATTTTGTTACAGCATTCGTGCGTGATTGCCGGTTAAGACAGAGATTGTACCATGATTCTTGGCTTATCGATCCAATTAACTGGGTTATGGTTTTGAGAAGTGAAAATGAGAGAGAAATAACAGGTTGAATGATTGGCGTTGTAATAAATTTAAGTTGATCCGTTGTTGTCGTGATCGGAAGTTGATTTGGACTCGACATGGGTTAATGAGACTCTTAAGGCACCGTTTGATACGTAGGATGAGATTAATAATTTGAAGATAATAGAAGGAATAAGAAAGTTTAGTACATGAACATTTAGTACAAGGGTTTAAACTCAGTTTTTGTTTGGTTCTATTTATTCTGTTTGGATAAATACTAgtacaatatttaatttttcaactTTACCCCTATCGCTTCCTTTCTTTTTGAAACCAAGGACAGATCTACCCAACTACTCTCTCACTCAATGATGCTTTTTCACATTTCTTAGATCTTCGTTGTTTTTCGTTAATTTTGATGCTTTTGTGTTTTCGAGAAGTAAAATTTGCAGGTCTGTCGACCGTTGATTTATCGAAGTACACCGTACAAGGttcttttgaagaaaaaaatctaagGACGAGACGATGCAGTTGGTGTGAAAGTATATCATATGgtgatttttttctttctttgaataatttgtttctgtGTCCGAGTTAATGATCGAAGGATATCCCATCTCTTTTTCAACAAACCAAATGCTCTTTCAATAATGTTTCTTGCTTGTGAATGCCTCCAATTGAATAACTCCTAGTGATCTTGTGGTGCGGATGCACGATTGCCCCAAGCATCCCTTTGATATCTTACTCGTCTGTACGAAGCCAAAAAACCCTCGACATTAGCGTATCCATTGTCACAAAGATAATAACAACCTGCACAACAGTTAAGTATCAAAGAAGTATTCTCAGAGACAACCTTTAATGGTAAATGTTGGCAGAACTACAAAAATAGACACAAATAGACAACAAATTTATTCACAGATAACCTCTTGGAACCTTGAATGCATCATCCCGAGTTAATGCATCTCTTAAAACCCTGGCGTCAGCGGCAGATCCCTCCCATCCAGTAAGAGCGTAAATGAAGTTCATATTTCTATCACAAACCCCCAACACATTAACtgcaatatttctttttctggTTCGATATTTGGCTTTGTCCCTGGCACGAACGTGTACTCCGATATGAGTGCCATCCAACGCACCTAGACAACCCTTTCAAAACAATGAAACGAGGTAAATAATTGTTAACAAATACTTATTTTAACTAAAACAAATTTGATCGACAatgtaaaaacaaaaacaattttttaacaATGTAATACCTCAAACCATTTCCAAGGATCGCTGTCACAATTCGCATCCACAGTGGTAGGCTTCACAAGAAGTAACGTATACAACTTCAACAACGTACGCATAACTTCATGAAAATGTGCGCTGACTGTCTTTCCACTACGCATGTAATCATGACTGGTTACCCGATTTTTCTTGTGGTGTGCCAATATAGACAAAAACATTGAACATTTTCTTGGACGTGGGCATATCGAGAATCTGTTAGT contains the following coding sequences:
- the LOC140965823 gene encoding uncharacterized protein isoform X1; the encoded protein is MRVELENESKRIWKVVLSFNAFRRTNRFSICPRPRKCSMFLSILAHHKKNRVTSHDYMRSGKTVSAHFHEVMRTLLKLYTLLLVKPTTVDANCDSDPWKWFEGCLGALDGTHIGVHVRARDKAKYRTRKRNIAVNVLGVCDRNMNFIYALTGWEGSAADARVLRDALTRDDAFKVPRGCYYLCDNGYANVEGFLASYRRVRYQRDAWGNRASAPQDH
- the LOC140965823 gene encoding uncharacterized protein isoform X2, yielding MRVELENESKRIWKVVLSFNAFRRTNRFSICPRPRKCSMFLSILAHHKKNRVTSHDYMRSGKTVSAHFHEVMRTLLKLYTLLLVKPTTVDANCDSDPWKWFEGCLGALDGTHIGVHVRARDKAKYRTRKRNIAVNVLGVCDRNMNFIYALTGWEGSAADARVLRDALTRDDAFKVVIIFVTMDTLMSRVFWLRTDE